The nucleotide window GTCTTAGACCACCTAGaccccaaaaacaaaggaaaaagttGAACTTGTGACGGTCTCACCCCGCCAACTCTACCTGCCTTTTCTCTGCTATATATAACACAAACCTCCCCGTCGTCGAAcgctctcttcttctctcagcAGCCTCAATTAGTTTCTAAAGCTATATAAGCTTAATTATATCTAGTTTAATTAAGCTTAGCTAGTTAGAATGGGAAACTGTTTGAGGCGTGATTCGGCCACGGTATGGGCCGACGACGACGATGACGACGACTGGGTCGACATTAGTTCTCAGCTGCAGGTGCAGCCTTGTGATGATtgtaataatagtaataataataagaagaagaaggcttACAACCACTTGGTCGAAAAGCAGAGGCTTCTTGGTGAGATAATATCATCAGCTTCAACATCTTCAACATCTTCAACATCTTCAACATCTTCAACTTCAACTAATGGAGATCAGGTGAAGATCAAGATTACTAAGAAGGAGCTGGATGAGTTGGTGCATGGAGGAAACCTGCAAGGTCTTTCGTCTGTCGAACAACTCTTAGATCGCCTCTTGACAATGAACGGCCCTGATGACGATCAGAACTTCTATGAGATGGATCATCAACGGCCCTGGAGGCCAGTCCTCCAAACTATTCCAGAGTATTAAGGACTAATTAGGATGAGGCccatttttttaatctctcattattattactattcttttttc belongs to Prunus persica cultivar Lovell chromosome G4, Prunus_persica_NCBIv2, whole genome shotgun sequence and includes:
- the LOC18779435 gene encoding uncharacterized protein LOC18779435, coding for MGNCLRRDSATVWADDDDDDDWVDISSQLQVQPCDDCNNSNNNKKKKAYNHLVEKQRLLGEIISSASTSSTSSTSSTSSTSTNGDQVKIKITKKELDELVHGGNLQGLSSVEQLLDRLLTMNGPDDDQNFYEMDHQRPWRPVLQTIPEY